ggcgtggtacggcggaacagcactagtcctcagttgtacgtacgcgcaacagagatcaaattgatacgccctcacctttcagtatttttattcacatatatatatatatatttataaagtgTCATTTTTTCCACTAGaccattttttgtcaaatttcaCTCTAAAcatctaaaactctgtctacactatcaaactagtttaacaaaaaaaagtgtgatgtgcccaaatatggtggtgatatgcctaaatatggtagtgatatgacatcatcatgtccatatatgggcacatcacatttttttgttgcataaagtttgatagtgtaaacagagcttaatattCCTTTCTGCCacatatatgtaaaaaaatacattattgtttatttgtatttgtatatattttctatCCGTTACTAGGTTAGTTGTATCCATGTGAATAGCAGCAACTCTCAGATTTTAAGTGGAACAAAAGATGGTAACGTTTATTTGTGGGATGTGGAATGCCAAACAGTTCTCCGACAAACGCAATCGCACGTAGGTCAAGTCACCTGCGTAAAATTCAGCAAAGGTGTGTGGAAAACAGTAAATATTTGGATTGCCATACTCACTGCTACtcccttttttttattaaacttttgtaaaattacttttattaGATGGGCAACGAATGGTTTCTTGCGGTGAAGATTGTTATATGCGTGTAGTTGACATTAACACAGGGACTGAGATTCTAGCTAAAGATCTAGGTCAAAGTATAAGGTATGTTATTTGTTATATGCGTGAAGTTGACATTAACACATGGACTGAGATTCTAGCTAAAGATCTAGGTCAAAGTATAAGGTATGTTATTAGTGTGTGGGTTTCAAACCCTTAAAATCAGGGGTGCAAATGATGACCATTGTTAGGTAGAGagactatggggtagtactactagggataaagatgcaataaagcaaacattttgaaaacattgtcgaaaatgattattttttagtcacgcgaacgataaacaagttacgccctctgttgCCCACTTGCCGAATgcacaaaataaacaaagttttctaagtaataaattgaatataaaattacgtttttttagtaatttattatattatatcaacattgtcaatatcaattaaaattggccgaatcgtcccaccaaaattgggccgaatcgtcccaccaaaattgggccgaatcgtcccggatCCCCTTTCTCACTATCAATGATATAGACTGATTCATATTCCTAAGCTTTTGTAAGTAAAACTTTTTGAGTGAGTTTCATCTGcacacaaataaaattaatcaattaaatgtatttattttcagcTGCCTGTGTTGGCCTGAGCAGCAACACCTGATAGCAGGAGGACAGGGTGAATTACTTGTATGGGATATGGCCAAAGCACAATTAGTTACTAAAATCAAGGCACATGAAAGTAAGTGTAATCAGTGTAGGATtgagaagtttttttttttttcaatttttaaaattatttcattaacaaaaacatgaaacgccaacaacaacaacaacaacaacaagacAAAAATAAAGGATTGAGAAGTTAAGAAACAAGTGCAGGAGTGGGTCCAGGGGTAGCGCTATGGTAGTTTCCTCCTTTGAAAGCTAAAATTaactactttttatttatttttgacggactgttaatattatattttagcaTATTTGTTGGTcccataaaaacaataattctcGAAAACATAATTagtaaatgaatattcatttagaTGGTTTATTTGCACGCCCGTCCCTACAGCTATTTAAAATTTTCAGTGTAATTATGATCCAGTGTACATACTAAAATTCATACAAAATAGtatgtgtacagtattataccAATGAAAGTGACTATGTGCAAAAGTGGAGTACATGTACAGAGGTCTTTGTTCTGAAACGGATCCTCTTATGTTAATACCACCTAGAACTAACCTATAATCTGTGCCTAGGGCTTCTTTGCTCAGGCACCAGAGATCTGGAACTAACTTCCTCGCTCCATCCCTTTTCAATTCAAATCTCTCCTGGAAACTCACTTATTTCAATAGTTATTCTTTTCATGTTGCACTGTGAGACGCTGGTAAAGAGCgctttttaaatgtttgatattattatatttcaatacaGCAATGAAATAATGATGATATACAATCTCCCATTTTGTTCTTAAATGATTTTAGGTATGATTGCATCAATGTGTCTGGGTTCGAATCTGCATGTAGTCACTGGCGGCGAGGATAGAAATGTTATATTATGGAAAAAGGTTTAGAATGAGCAGTGATAGGCCAGTAATGATggtaaaatgaaatattataagAGCAGCCAGCATTTCATTATTGTTatcagttttaaatatttatgcaAATAATATTGGCAATATGTTCTAATGCAACGgagaatattataaattaatatataatatatattgttttttttaaaacaattatgaatTTAGATTTTTTGAATGTCTACTAAAATTAACTGTctttattgaaatattaatatataattacttgAAAAGTAtaactttatttttcttttaaatgagATTCAGTAAgtctaaaatgtttaattggAGGATCGAAACAatctataaaaattaataaattataactaaaaattctatttttagattggtgattatgtcaaaggtcaagggCCTACTTTCCACATTTAATATGGagcattacattttttttcctaattAAACTTTCattaaaatagtaattaatgtactactattttatttgttgtcttggatcaataattaaacattttacaaatgtaaaattgtgataaatgtattttaatttcaagttttttttttagaattatttgGCTTCAGATGAAATTATTTCAtggtaatttgtttaaattttgattttaatttcaTGTAAAGTACTCTATGATTGTAGTTGTGCTGTGTAACGCTATCTTGTGTATGAAAGGCCATCCCTGACAAAAATGACACAAACAGCAACCTTTCTAAAATGAACaacttgtttatttaattttctttacaAACAATAAGTTACACAGTGTAAACAAGCCAATTAGTGTTGTTTTAGATACTTATACCCTAACATTTAAACCCACTATAAATTTATTGTATTTGTCAAATATACATGGAATTATCATTGATAAATTATGTGGTAGTCCAGTAGTAGTGCAGGTTGGCAAGGTCACATGTCCGAATCTGAAATCAACCAACTTGCATCGACTGCGACAATCCACTGACACGTAAACGCACCGCTTGGTTTAAAATGCCAAACATATCCCGACTTCCTTTACACGCCAAGTCCGTCACTTTACTCAAGTGGTCCATGTGAAGCCGCGACGTCATCTTAAGGTGTACGATCTTTTCCGATCTGGGAAAGAGCGCCACCACCATCTCCGGCCCACCTTGAGATTCCTCTATGTAGCTAACATCTAAAAGTGGGGTGTCGTTGACAAAACTCGCAGAGCAAGAACAGACGTAGTCGTTCATTGGTATGCCGGCATCAATCAATGCTAAGGTTGCTGTGTTGATACAAACGCTTAAGTTACCGCCGTCGGACTGAAGAACCTAAAACAAATATGGTAAGAAATAAACAAAGAATTACAGATTTTTATTCTGAAAATTAATTGTGAAATggatttttatcaaataaaatgtgTACACCATTATTTAGGTACCTGCCAGAAAATGTCGATTTGGGAATGTGGATAAAGCTCGGTACATATTGCAGCCTCAAATGCTCTTCTAAGATTCAACGATATCTCCTGCGATTGTTTATCTCCCTTTGGTCGTCGTTTTCGCTCTCCGGTACTAAACGTTGCCATACTGTATTGGCAATTTAAAATAACCTTGTCATGTTGCGACTTCGATTTACCGCCTCGtacctaaaaaaaatgtttttttttaatttgaaaaaacaattaaaaacaaagcatTAAATGTTGACATTgctgataataaaaaataaattttaatgtcGTGTCAATagaaaatactaatatttccaCACGGTCGGTCGTGCCTATAGAAACCTCTCTAAATGTGTACCATGCACTGCTTTCCTTTCCGTGCCAATAGACAGCCTCATACACAGACATACTCTACCTCATGAGGTCCATAAACAACGGCTAAAACTTTTGTGTTTCCTTGTTCAATATAGGCCGAACCATCAGCATCATTTAGTACTCCTAGTCGACATTGTACTTTTCTTAATTCATGCGGCTTTCGACCGTCAACTCTAAAGCCCTGATCAGACAAAAGTTCCATTTTTCTAGAGAGTATTAAATCATAAAAcacatgttttatataataaataagttcaAAGGTTAAACTCAAATCGATAGAGGGCGCTATCAGACGTGATTTTGCCATTTTGCATTTTGACATCGTAAACgtctttaataaaataaagtcaAAATTTAGTAAACTTGCATTACAAAGACTACATGTAAATATAATATGGATAACACTGCAAGCAGTGTTCCAGCGTTTATCAACAAACTATGGATGCTAGTTGAAGATAAGGTCACAGATGATTACATAGAATGGAGCGAGGTACGTAAACAGAACTCGTCGGGATTCCCCTACCACTTCTAGCTAGCGGACATCTAGCTAACCTGGGCCTAGTCCTATTCAGGCTAGGCCCTATAGGTTATAATCACACTACTACAGACAGGATGAGCAGATAAACTGGCCTATTATTAGGTCCTACCTCCGAGTCCTAGTAagggtagtaggcctagtctagaatttaaaaaaaatatattaatcaatAGGCCTAggtaattataaaattattttataaaaagttcccaattaattattaattaataaatgtcgTCTGCTGCATGAAATCTATTCTTATTTACTCCAGTTCACCACAAGaagaataaaatatgatttaatttaAGTTTATGTTGCAGGTCAActaagtttttatttatttatatttttcagacTGGGACAAGTTTCTGTGTTTTGGATCAGAGTGGGTTTGCCAAAACTGTGTTACCACTTTATTTTAAGCACAATAACATGGCAAGCTTTGTCAGACAACTCAATATGTGTGAGTATATTTgaagcaatttcaaattgtgCAAAACATCTTCATGtactaatttattcattaaattcaacaacaaattaatATGCATACAATATGAATGTATtcagaattaattaattaaatttgtttagatGGCTTTCGGAAAGTCAGCTATCCAGAGCAAGGAGGGATGAGGTATGATGGCGATGCAATTGAATTTCAACACCTTTTCTTCCGAAGAGGACAGAAGGAACTTTTGGAAGAAATAAAACGAAAGGTAAACCTACAGTACAATCAAATAGCTATTTCCTCATGTAAAATGCAGGCCAGTGATTGGTTGGATTTAAAGGTCAACATTacattcttcttgttttttgcATCATTATGTAATGATTAAATTAAgaaggaaaaagaaaaatataatgttaattcTTACTTTGTAGGGAACATCAAAGGAGGATATAAAAGTAAAGGCTAATGATGTCACTAAGGTACTAACTGAAGTGCAGGAGTTGAAAGGCAAACAAGAAGATATGGACTCTAGGTTGACAGCCATGAAAAGGTAAGTACTAGCCCAATGTCCAAGTACTAGCCCAATGTCCAAACAATAGCCCAATGTCCAAACGCTAGCCCAACGTCCAAACGCTAGCCCAACGTCCAAACGCTAGCCCAACGTCCAAACGCTAGCCCAACGTCCAAACACTAGCCCAACGTCCAAACACTAGCCCAACGTCCAAACACTAGCCCAACGTCCCAACACTAGCCCAACGTCCCAACACTAGCCCAGTGTCCCAACACTAGCCCAATGTCCAAACACTAGCCCAATGTCTAAACACTAGCCCAATGTCTAAACACTAGTCCAATGTACAAATACTATCCCAATGTCCAAATAATATCCCATTGTCCAGATAATAGCTCATTGTCCAAATACTAGCCAATTGTCTATGtctgtacagtatttcaatgCCCCTGGATACTGGTGCAAATAACATTTCATTAGTATTTACTGTCTTAATATTGGGGTTTTCTTCTGTGTGCATAGACAGAGATTTGAGGGTCTCCCCTTCCCCCTACCTACTTAAAATTACAATGAAAAAGATTCAAGATTTTTTGGTCCTGCACCTATCTACTCAAAACACATTTTATCAAGTAGTATTAATACTttccaataaataatatttcttaaGAATGTTATTTCATAATACTTTTAAGTattaaaatgcattaaaattaaaatgttgtatttatttacaGGGAAAACGAGGGGCTATGGCAAGAGGTGATTACACTGAGACAAAAGCACAGCAAACAGCAGCAAGTTGTGCACAGGCTGATTCAGTTCCTAATGTCAATCATACCACAAAGGCCTGTCAAAAGAAAAAGGTTTGAATAATACAACATCTTATTATTTGACTTAAATCTAGATTATCTTATTTTAcaagacagtggaaccataaaTACATaaccataacatcggcaagggttcaaggctcactcgctccatggttgtGGTGGTAGAaagagtcttctcggataaggactataaaccgtaggtccagtgtccACATCTAGtttatgtgcactttaaaggaCCAAGTACagcttttgagacgagtagggggtcaccccggtgtattagtacacacacagccactgatcataactgggccctctgggaaaCCAGGCTTTGACTGAAGGGTTATAcactgtataaatataaattcacaATGCAATGTAAATGCAGTAGGAAGCCAACAAAGTAACCCCTTAATATCACTAACATTGATCTTAATATATTTCTTATGCAGGCCATTAATGATACAAGACGCAGCACAGAACCCCAAAACTAGGAAACAAATGCCAACATTTGAGGTAAGCTCACATTCACTGCAATAAATACAGATTATCTGTTTGCAGTATAGGTATAGTACTGTAGTCtaaaagatctgtctacactgtcaaactagtttgacaaaaaaaaaggtgtgattttgcccaaatatggtagtgatattacatcacaGTAATACGGCCATACTgagttgaaacaccggttctcgtcagatcaccaaagttaagaaacgttgggcccggttgcgttctggatgggagaccgtctagaaatcgcggcgggtgctgtatatactggagagtaatggtgtaatggtaatattgGACtagcatgggttcgaggttatctgtaccatactaattgcatccttaggcaagatgctttactctcattgcctcgtccttcggatgggatgtaaagccgttggtcccgtgtacttaacagtgcttggtacactatttgaaaagagtaggggatcgtctccccgtgtgctgatctggtaggcacTGCACTACTGGCcgtagagggcctaatccgaatctcctcagtttccagttaagcttacctttaccatgtccatatatgggcacaatacatctagtttgatagtgtagacagagctttaattaaTCTTTAGGATTTAAACCCAGGATCCTAGAATTAATAAGCCAGCTTTGTGACCACCACTGTTTAATCAATTTGTCATTTTCTTTCGTAGACGGCTTCATCATCAATTGCTTCCGCATTACAACCGTCTTCGGCAGCGGCAACTGAACAATTCTTCTCAGAACTTTTAAATCCACTTGGTGATGCTTTCCAAGTAAATGCATCTAGTACAGACTCCCTCACTCCTCCTGATGAAGTGTTACTTCCGGCTGTTGACGGGCCTGAAGCTACTTTGACGGAACTTACCGAACCCATCATACAATCTCCTTCAGAGATTCAGAATTTTGATATTGTATCTCCTTCGAGCAATACAAACTCGGACGTCGTTACCGAAATTGAGCCTTCAGAATCTTTAGAATTTCTTCAAGATATTCCTCTACAAACAGTTTCTAGAAACGGAGACAAAAAGCACACGGAACCAAGCAATTCGTTGGTATTACAGCGCCCTCTTTCAGTTGATGAACACAAGTTAGTATTACTATATAGTTAAACGACCTAAATCTTCATCAGCCTCTTATATACTCAGTGGTGTAACGCAGAGGCtcgaggcccctggtttaggaaccctaagctTGAAGCCATGTTTTTAGtcttttaatgcctgttttttcctctaGGCACTGTTCCGGGCcacctgggtttagccagtgagtgctcatagccgtTATGCCACTGTATATACTGCATGATATAAAGTGTCaagtttgtattaataattgcTAACCCTTTTTTCCATTTTCTTAAAGACAAGAACTATCTGAACATATTGAAAACGTACAATCAAACATTGAATTTATTCATGAAATGCTAACAAACGGACAATACAGCCTAGACCCAGATACACTATTACCAGTAAGTAACACTACACCAACTTTCTTAAATCTCATTTatcaatatataatatgtaattttttgtattcatatatatatttcaaattgaTAAAATTTTAGTATATGaccaggcggtttagaattaatgttctatggctgatatatatatatatttttctcattctcacagatttcctcatctttatcgtttcaaattaattaattaaatttcagtatatcaccgggcggtttagaattaatgttctttgcctgatttgtttatatatataaaagtatctcttcggagatcccgcctcgtgaataaaaatactgtaagatgagggcgtatcaatttgatctctggtgcgcgtgcgtacaactgaggactagtgctgttccgccgtaccacgccgagaatgttaaagagtcgctatccaatcgagttcgaacaataccatgaaagccccagtggtctaatggttaggacatctgcatatcaagcaggcggtccgagttcgagtctcggttggggcgactttttctcattctcacagatttcctcatctttatcgtttcaaattaattaattaaatttcagtatatcaccgggcggtttagaattaatgttctttgcctgatttgtttatatatatatatatatatatataaatccaaaggcaaattactgaaaaaatgacaatgctgtgggtatcagtggctggatgttaacagagatacaaaaaaaaatagcaaaaaaCTAAATCAATCAAGtaaaacaaccaaaaaaatgaGTAAACCTTTCGGGCAACTCTCTAGCCCTTCatcatacagtataaatatatatatactgtagttccCCGGGCGTACCCGAGGAACTACGTTATATTACATAGTTTCAGACATTTGAACAAGCATCCGCCTTGGAACGCAACAAAATTAGctgattctcggtactgtatctaaatgtGTCCAGTATCTTAGGCATTTTCTGTAATACACCATCAGATGGTTTCACACTCGAAATTGGGTTACAAAATTTGGTCGCTCTTTCACATACCACTGAGTTTTTCCTTGACTGTATTGCCAGATATTATAAGTTATCCCCCACAAcctaagtttttaatatttttgatgGTTGTTTTTCAGGTATTTTACCCCGAGCCTTTTGACCAGGTATGCAATTATTTGTAGGCTTAAAAAGTGTTTtattgtgtaaagctctgtctaaactatcaaactttatgtgacaacaaaatgtgacgtgcccatatatggacatgatgatgtcatatcactatcatatttgggcataccacaaccttatttgggcacatcacacttcttttgtcaaactagtttgatagtgtagacagacagcTTACACAAGTTGCCTATCTAGTTTCTTTGTTGCTTGGTGGTACTGTATATTCATTGAAGCATTTTGATTGGATAGCATttctataatatatagtataatatgGTGTAACAGCACTTCAGTACTCAACTTTTATATGTCCTCATCTTTAGCATATATATTTTCatgtgcattattattattattttttcacagGATTTTTTGAGCAAGTTAGCTGCAGCACCTGACGGAAAACATTCAGGTAAGTTTATACTACTATAATGCACTGTCCTAATAAACTGTGTGACCAACAGGCTTCTCTAACTTACAGGTTGTGAATATTGACCCTTAAACCACAAAGGATATATATTGATGAGGGTATTTCGGTATTATTTACACACGCACTTTACTTAGAATTAATAGGCATTCTCAACTGGTTACTTacattaaggccaatttacacaaacgaatggtaacggtaataaaaatataacaacatgttattccttatgaccatttacacacaacgcggagcgAACGGTTTTCACTCgggatagatacagattttaCGTGGCACAAGCTACGCAATTTTCctcttaccgttaccgctcgtctgtgtaaatttgccTTTAAACTGCTCTCATAGAAACAGCGTGGGGTCTGAGGAACTAGATCTCCTCAAACAGACTAGTCATATAATGCTAAATATGATGTGATATgttttaaattcacattttttcCAGGTAACGAACTAGTTGAATACCAGCCCATCTCCAACGCCCAATTTGACGGCGATTCATTGTTATCGTCATTCTTGAACACCGACGATTCTACGGATGACGCCACCAACGAGGAACAACTTGCATAGAATACAATTCTATATATATTAAGATAAAGCATCTTAACATTTATTCCAAGTAACTGGAATTTTGTTATAAAACAATAACTTTGAAATaagaaaatttattaaaaatcaaGCTGtctctaaaaaaaaagtttttttcgccCAATTATTGATACCGATATTTTGTAAGCAATGTTATCAATATGTACTGCaggttatttattttataatatttaatattaataatattttgagatattaatatttaatgaacCAAGTTTTCTGATCAGTTTCAATTTGGATCAAAGTGTAAAATGCATACTTTTTAGATAAAAAATGAGCAACTTATTTACCCAGTATCCTTTtgatttataaacatttattaaatattcgtaaatcaataataatcatataataCTTAAATAAATAGACTTAACATTTAAGAATCATGCTTTATGTCACAACATAAATGTGAAAATACCATGTGTTCATTCTGTTTgctaatataataatgatgataatgtacGAACATTTATTCATTGTAAATTTAAACCGCTTTAACTTATTGGAGGTTGTTAATCTTTCATGgcattactatttttatttcatgcgTTTTCATTTGAATAGTTGTtgttaaggcccatttacactaggacgataacgatcgacgataaatatataaacatgcattttttttacataaaacaaaataaattagaaaggttttcgttctagaactataggataatcatttatgctgtctttgataaaaataatatttttaaaattccaatcaaatgacgtctggataaataaaaacaataaaatcgttgtattgtcacgatattattgctcttactaatcatgacgtcatttgattggacgtgtgaaaatattattttcatcaaaggaagcatagatggttattctatagttctagaatgaaaagtttttatatttcttttgttttgtgtatgaaaaatgcacatttgtctatttattgTCGATCGTTattgtc
This region of Antedon mediterranea chromosome 8, ecAntMedi1.1, whole genome shotgun sequence genomic DNA includes:
- the LOC140056156 gene encoding exosome complex component RRP41-like; this translates as MELLSDQGFRVDGRKPHELRKVQCRLGVLNDADGSAYIEQGNTKVLAVVYGPHEVRGGKSKSQHDKVILNCQYSMATFSTGERKRRPKGDKQSQEISLNLRRAFEAAICTELYPHSQIDIFWQVLQSDGGNLSVCINTATLALIDAGIPMNDYVCSCSASFVNDTPLLDVSYIEESQGGPEMVVALFPRSEKIVHLKMTSRLHMDHLSKVTDLACKGSRDMFGILNQAVRLRVSGLSQSMQVG
- the LOC140056153 gene encoding heat shock factor protein 1-like, which encodes MDNTASSVPAFINKLWMLVEDKVTDDYIEWSETGTSFCVLDQSGFAKTVLPLYFKHNNMASFVRQLNMYGFRKVSYPEQGGMRYDGDAIEFQHLFFRRGQKELLEEIKRKGTSKEDIKVKANDVTKVLTEVQELKGKQEDMDSRLTAMKRENEGLWQEVITLRQKHSKQQQVVHRLIQFLMSIIPQRPVKRKRPLMIQDAAQNPKTRKQMPTFETASSSIASALQPSSAAATEQFFSELLNPLGDAFQVNASSTDSLTPPDEVLLPAVDGPEATLTELTEPIIQSPSEIQNFDIVSPSSNTNSDVVTEIEPSESLEFLQDIPLQTVSRNGDKKHTEPSNSLVLQRPLSVDEHKQELSEHIENVQSNIEFIHEMLTNGQYSLDPDTLLPVFYPEPFDQDFLSKLAAAPDGKHSGNELVEYQPISNAQFDGDSLLSSFLNTDDSTDDATNEEQLA